Proteins co-encoded in one Arachis hypogaea cultivar Tifrunner chromosome 11, arahy.Tifrunner.gnm2.J5K5, whole genome shotgun sequence genomic window:
- the LOC112720266 gene encoding uncharacterized protein: MGQIGRRKKKGRPSKADLARRSGESQAAEKSDIRRSLRRRNVRYNIIDYDDDYLDEDEDERRREKKKLKLVDKLNSDDEEEEEEAAAARGEGEDDAEEEEDARADSRAEHALEEDEEGGDVDEIEGGEENEDAEDEEEMVKGRKVDLKGLHCASGTPTNPPSGIPLPDKRTLELILDKLQKKDTYGVFAEPVDPEELPDYHDVIEHPMDFATVRKKLANGSYPTLEQFESDVFLICSNAMQYNAPETIYHKQARSIQEQGRKKFEKLRIDFERSQAELKLEQKTRAISLVKKQGKKPLGRASQEPIGSDFSSGATLATINDVQPTSFPMQGGSCERPGLIDGILEANAFMIDATQEKAEDILPGRGLLSKMGRRSLALDEDRRASYNMANQPITRSDSIFMTFESEPKHLVTVGLHAEYSYARSLARFSASLGPVAWKVASHKIQQALPAGCKFGRGWVGEYEPLPTPVLMFGNRMQKDDSLVTRLHCSSASIKGDKNCRNVEPTIEHHGDRQVFQGKQIPICPPNGLASEGKPSLFGSGGIRPNAPVDLNNQQKNVPSRNFGKSENQFLKQVELNSAPSMNENNSSSVAKFPSNASPTLSKPREMVSRNMNTIPSVSFKQPDTNGVVSGELPNGKVMNPNSNRQVTYPSSESTSNQAGRAPPLVHGKEQSVSDPVQLMRMFAERTQKQQVSNHSPGNTPPVTPSDRSVQRDDSANASAAAAAARAWMSVGAGGFKQVPDNSSSPKSQISAYSLYNPTRELHQHMSQIRGNFPPGAAPFQSDKNNFPFQAFVPQAAISPFPNRPMVIPQLASADLSRFQMQSHWRGPSPPSQPRQKQETLPPDLNIGFQSPGSPAKQSSGVIDSQQPDLALQL, encoded by the exons ATGGGTCAGAtcgggaggaggaagaagaagggaaggCCATCGAAGGCGGATCTGGCACGACGCTCCGGAGAGTCTCAAGCGGCGGAGAAATCCGATATCCGGCGAAGTCTCCGGCGCCGGAATGTGAGGTACAACATCATTGACTACGATGACGATTACCTTGACGAGGATGAGGACGAGAGGAGGCGCGAGAAGAAGAAGCTGAAACTCGTTGACAAGCTCAACAGTGAcgacgaggaagaagaagaagaagcagcagcagctcGAGGGGAAGGTGAAGATGAcgcagaagaagaagaggatgcgCGTGCCGATTCGCGTGCTGAACACGCgcttgaagaagatgaagaaggaggagACGTTGACGAAATTGAAGGAGGAGAAGAGAACGAGGACgcagaagacgaagaagaaatg GTAAAAGGCAGAAAAGTGGATTTGAAAGGGCTCCACTGTGCTTCAG GAACTCCAACGAATCCTCCTTCTGGGATTCCACTGCCGGATAAGAGGACTCTGGAATTGATCCTTGACAAGCTTCAAAA GAAGGACACTTACGGTGTGTTCGCAGAACCAGTTGATCCAGAAGAG CTTCCCGATTATCACGATGTAATTGAGCATCCCATGGACTTTGCCACGGTCAGGAAGAAGTTGGCAAATGGATCCTATCCCACTTTGGAGCAATTTGAG AGTGATGTATTTTTAATCTGCTCAAATGCAATGCAATACAATGCACCAGAGACTATTTACCACAAACAG GCACGATCAATACAGGAACAAGGGCGGAAAAAGTTCGAGAAGTTAAGGATAGACTTTGAACGCTCCCAGGCTGAACTGAAACTAGAACAGAAAACAAGGGCTATTTCTTTGGTtaaaaaacaaggaaagaagccACTGGGTCGAGCCTCACAGGAACCCATTGGCTCTGATTTTTCCTCAGGGGCAACTCTTGCTACCATTAATGATGTACAGCCAACTTCTTTTCCAATGCAAGGCGGTAGCTGTGAGAGACCTGGACTAATTGATGGCATTCTGGAGGCAAATGCTTTCATGATTGATGCAACTCAAGAGAAAGCTGAAGATATTTTGCCAG GGCGAGGTCTTCTCTCCAAGATGGGAAGGAGGTCATTAGCTCTTGATGAAGATCGCCGTGCATCTTATAATATGGCAAATCAACCAATTACACGATCAGATTCAATATTTATGACTTTTGAGAGTGAACCTAAGCATCTGGTTACT GTTGGACTTCATGCGGAGTATTCCTATGCTAGGAGTTTGGCTCGATTTAGTGCAAGTCTAGGACCTGTTGCTTGGAAAGTTGCTTCCCATAAGATTCAGCAGGCGCTGCCAGCTGGATGTAAATTTGGTCGTGGTTGGGTTGGAGAGTATGAACCTCTTCCAACCCCAGTATTAATGTTTGGCAATCGTATGCAAAAGGATGATAGTTTGGTTACGAGGTTGCATTGTAGTAGTGCATCTATAAAAGGTGACAAAAATTGTAGAAATGTGGAACCCACTATTGAGCATCATGGTGATCGGCAAGTTTTTCAGGGTAAGCAGATTCCAATTTGTCCTCCCAATGGGCTTGCATCAGAGGGAAAACCCTCATTGTTTGGTTCTGGTGGAATAAGACCCAATGCTCCTGTTGACCTCAATAATCAGCAGAAGAATGTTCCATCCAGGAATTTTGGTAAGTCTGAGAATCAGTTTTTGAAACAAGTGGAGTTGAACTCTGCACCttcaatgaatgaaaataattccAGTTCAGTTGCAAAGTTTCCAAGTAACGCTTCTCCAACTTTGTCTAAGCCCAGAGAAATGGTATCAAGGAACATGAATACCATTCCATCTGTATCATTCAAGCAGCCAGATACTAATGGAGTGGTTAGTGGAGAATTGCCAAATGGAAAAGTAATGAATCCTAATTCGAATAGACAGGTGACTTATCCATCATCTGAAAGTACATCAAACCAAGCAGGGAGAGCACCTCCTCTTGTCCATGGCAAGGAGCAGAGTGTCAGTGACCCAGTTCAGTTAATGAGAATGTTTGCCGAAAGGACTCAAAAACAGCAGGTTTCTAATCATTCCCCAGGTAATACTCCGCCAGTGACACCATCAGATCGATCTGTACAGAGAGATGACTCGGCCAATGcttcagcagcagcagcagccgcTCGGGCATGGATGTCTGTAGGGGCAGGAGGGTTTAAACAAGTACCAGACAATTCGAGCTCACCCAAAAGTCAGATATCTGCATATTCATTGTACAATCCGACAAGAGAGCTGCATCAGCATATGTCCCAAATTCGGGGGAACTTTCCTCCTGGAGCAGCACCTTTCCAATCTGACAAGAACAATTTTCCATTCCAGGCATTTGTACCGCAAGCTGCTATTTCACCGTTTCCAAACAGACCTATGGTTATCCCTCAGTTAGCATCAGCTGATCTATCTAGATTTCAAATGCAGTCCCATTGGAGAGGTCCAAGCCCTCCTAGCCAACCAAGACAAAAACAGGAAACACTTCCTCCTGACTTGAATATTGGCTTCCAATCTCCGGGATCACCTGCGAAGCAGTCTTCAGGGGTCATTGACTCGCAGCAACCAGACCTAGCTTTGCAGCTATGA
- the LOC112723793 gene encoding uncharacterized protein, with protein MENMNKDAENDANSFTAMGKCVGDGGNNSGGEDGGGATATGEVALKKGPWTTIEDAILVDYVTKHGEGNWNAVQRNTGLARCGKSCRLRWTNHLRPNLKKGAFSPEEEKLIIEFHSQFGNKWARMAALLPGRTDNEIKNYWNTRVKRRQRQGLPLYSDDPNRSITTSTPTATTVTYLGENFTNNAPITMFEFIKQSYPHSPSPRHHSPLTSPLQHRASSYSHMLSPLSSPAHSPLSSPATSLPLSFTFQRPAPLLYNPLSFKRYRSTPSCNPTTSPTMNNPTHLSDIDNGFQFPMQLNSSSFSHFFQNPTLLDLERSGSSLTSSPSNAQSKMQLLSNHIPLSLQTQQMEPLEVNYDIEYNDPNSLSASNRLFGDFLSETQPSTSGHQILKKRNYLGLDERDNNVFDCCQSFDDSPLSSLYGSSTPVLKQKEEATNLNQSMNEDLSTFLTVVPSIMQDQQNWQYNYATEVSDNVQSSHVIIDDNFGFDIKPKPSLFPLSIATNHNDNRGCYTWDNLSSQC; from the exons ATGGAAAACATGAATAAGGATGCAGAGAATGATGCAAACAGTTTCACTGCAATGGGGAAATGTGTGGGAGATGGTGGCAATAATAGCGGTGGCGAAGATGGTGGTGGGGCGACAGCGACAGGTGAGGTGGCTTTGAAAAAGGGTCCTTGGACGACAATAGAAGATGCAATTTTAGTTGATTACGTGACGAAGCACGGTGAAGGGAATTGGAATGCAGTGCAAAGGAACACAGGGTTGGCTCGATGTGGAAAAAGTTGTAGGCTCAGATGGACAAACCATTTGAGACCAAATCTGAAGAAAGGTGCTTTCTCACctgaagaagaaaagctcatcaTTGAATTCCATTCTCAGTTTGGCAACAAATGGGCTCGAATGGCTGCTTTG TTGCCTGGAAGAACTGACaacgaaataaaaaattattggaaCACAAGGGTGAAGCGAAGGCAAAGGCAAGGTCTTCCTCTATACTCAGATGACCCTAATCGTTCCATTACTACAAGTACACCCACCGCCACCACTGTAACCTATCTCGGTGAAAACTTCACCAACAACGCTCCCATAACCATGTTCGAGTTTATCAAACAGAGTTATCCTCATTCTCCATCTCCACGACATCATTCTCCTTTAACTTCTCCGCTACAACACAGGGCATCATCCTATTCTCATATGCTTTCCCCTCTATCCTCTCCAGCTCACTCCCCATTGTCCTCACCTGCAACTTCTTTACCTCTCTCCTTCACCTTCCAGAGACCTGCACCATTGTTGTACAACCCTCTTAGCTTCAAGCGTTACCGCTCAACCCCAAGTTGTAACCCTACTACGTCCCCTACCATGAATAATCCAACCCACTTATCTGACATTGATAATGGCTTCCAGTTCCCTATGCAGCTCAATTCGTCTTCTTTCTCCCACTTCTTTCAAAATCCGAcgttgttggatcttgaaagaagtGGATCCTCGTTGACATCTTCTCCTTCTAATGCTCAAAGCAAGATGCAACTTCTTTCGAATCATATCCCATTGTCGTTGCAAACGCAACAAATGGAGCCATTGGAAGTTAATTACGATATTGAGTACAATGACCCTAATTCTTTGAGTGCAAGTAATAGGTTGTTTGGGGATTTTCTATCCGAAACTCAACCCTCGACTTCTGGCCATCAGATTTTAAAGAAACGAAATTATCTGGGCTTAGATGAACGAGACAATAATGTGTTTGATTGCTGCCAAAGCTTTGATGACTCTCCTCTTAGCTCCCTTTATGGCTCTTCTACTCCAG TTCTAAAACAGAAGGAAGAAGCAACTAACCTAAACCAATCCATGAATGAGGATTTATCAACATTTCTCACTGTAGTGCCTTCAATCATGCAAGACCAACAAAATTGGCAATATAATTATGCAACAGAAGTTTCTGATAACGTCCAATCTTCTCATGTCATCATAGATGACAATTTTGGATTTGATATCAAGCCCAAACCTTCATTGTTTCCTCTTAGTATTGCTACAAACCATAACGATAATAGAGGATGTTACACATGGGATAATTTATCTAGCCAATGTTAa